A stretch of the Dehalogenimonas sp. THU2 genome encodes the following:
- a CDS encoding rhodanese-like domain-containing protein translates to MRKLATIILAAVLAISFAGCSTGTTAPTTSGSQIIKEISASEAFAMIQENSGKADFVILDVRTPSEFAAGHIEGAIMIDFNASNFSTEVGKLDKDKTYLVYCRTSNRSGQAVNVMKDLGFKEVYDMDGGIVAWEAAAYPTVK, encoded by the coding sequence TTGCGGAAACTAGCGACCATTATTCTTGCGGCTGTTCTGGCGATTTCCTTTGCCGGATGTTCCACTGGAACTACCGCGCCAACGACCTCTGGAAGCCAGATCATTAAGGAAATATCGGCCTCAGAGGCTTTCGCCATGATCCAGGAGAACAGCGGGAAGGCGGATTTCGTCATACTGGACGTGCGCACTCCATCAGAGTTCGCTGCCGGTCACATCGAAGGCGCAATCATGATCGATTTCAACGCCAGCAATTTCAGTACTGAGGTTGGAAAGCTGGACAAAGATAAAACGTACCTGGTCTACTGCCGCACCAGCAACCGGTCAGGCCAGGCGGTTAATGTGATGAAGGATCTGGGGTTCAAAGAAGTCTACGACATGGACGGGGGCATCGTTGCCTGGGAGGCCGCGGCTTATCCTACGGTGAAGTAG